The window TCGTCTGCGCTGTAGCGTGTTTCAATCTCGCGTATTGAAAGGGGAAAATTCCACGACGAATCAAATCGACGAACCAAATCATACTCCAATTTCGTAATTGCAGCTACGACTTTTGTACGAGTGCGTGCCGATGGCTTTCATAGTCAAGGAAGCCGGCGGTCTGGCGACGAACGGAAAAATTGATATTCTGGACATCGTCCCGGAGAGCATTCATCAGAGGTCACCCATTTTCCTGGGCTCCAAGGACGACGTCACCGACGTAATgacgtttataaaaaaataagatcaaTATGAGGAAAAAAGCGAAGAATCTCCTCCAAGTACTTACGCAACCTCGAGCGTCATACCTCTTTTTTTGTACGATCCTGTTCGGATCATTGTGTCtcacattttgtaataaattacttttttttttattaaattgcttcTACATTTTAACTACTGCGTTGTATCAGAAACGACCCCGAGTAATGAATTGTTATTGCGCGGAAAAGTAACGCCGCAcgggaaataattaataataattaattactcgAAAATTGTAGTGTCGAACAGAGCGCGGAAATGTAATAAATCTCATGTCATCAGGCGCTTTTACAGGTCATTACGAATAATTATGGGCGATTGTCGGCGCAAATCCGGTAAATCCGAAAATTCATCATGTTCTCGCGGAGACCAGAAATTAAACGTTAAACGTTAGCGtgtgctcgctcgctcgctcgctcgctcgcgcgcacgcgcgcactGAATTGCTCAATTTAGTCACCGTACGCGTACGAATACAAATAAATCGGCGTTAACGAAACCGCTGTTGAAAACATTGTCGCGTTAATGAACGACACTAATACAGCGATCTCGTCTCTTCGAGGAAGAAATCGATCTAAAGCTCGATCGGCATGCACGCGTTGCGATAAGGGACCACCACCGCTGCCGCCGCGCCGTGAcgattgtttttctttttctcttcctttcttctCGCGAACGCCGTATCACTCGCCGAGCCGCACCTCCGCAGGCGTCATCGGCGTCATCGGTCGAGCCTTAATGCCGATGCCGGACAATCATTTCCGTTTAGCGCGAGAGacggcggcgcgcggcgggCGCTGATAACGCTGCTATTTATTCTACACGCACGCCCGGCCGCTCTATCTCGCTCGCTCCTCCGCTCTCGGTTTAACCTCTTCACGGCGTGCAGCCCGGAATGCATCATAGGAACACGACCGGCCGAGAGAGACTATTGATCGGCCGGTCGACAGTGCGCCAGCGCAAGTCGGGCGGCCGGACGGAGAGTGTGGCATTCATGAGCGCGAGCCGCCCTCGGCCGTAGTGCTGTGGTTCGTTTGGTCGACATTTGGCTGCCGTTATGCTCGTCGTCGCACGGAAGCGCCCCTAGACACGCTGCCATAATGTCCGGTGGTACGTAGCAACGTTTCTTTACTGAGATTAAAATTGTCGGACCGAGCCCGCgagaaattctctctctctctctctctcaatctctctctctagctcttttttttttcttcttccccTCTCGCCCCCGAAGACCCGGGGGAGGGCGGGGGGAGAAAACCGGCGGCTCGCCGCATAACGTGAATTATGAAAGGGACGCGAGATGCACTCATTGACGCCGATCGAATATGTCGCATTGTTACACGACGGTCGATGAGTCAGCGGCAACCCGAAAAATCGAAGACGCAATCGCGCGATTTTACGAGTTCTGTGTTTAAACTGTAACTTTATCAATTGTCGATGTGCTTGCTTCTGTGAAGGGCAAAACTTTCCCAAATTTATATCCCGATGTCGCGACATTAACGACCGTTTGTTTCGCTCAGTAAGACAGGGATTATATCGGCTTCGCGACGCTGCCGGAGCAAGTGCACCGGAAATCGGTGAAGAGGGGCTTCGAGTTCACCCTGATGGTATTGGGTGAGACCGGTCTCGGCAAGTCGACGCTCATAAACAGCCTCTTCCTCGGGGACCTGTACAAAGACCGGCGAATCCCGGATGCGGCCGGTACGTGTAACttctattgttttaatttgatcCCATAAATCTATGCAATAGCCTCGAGAACTAGGCCATCCTCCGATCAAACCCGCTATTACTCCCCTCTCCCGATCGAAATCACGCGCGGTGAAATTCAAAATGGAATAAATCGAAAGACCAATGACACCGTTTAATCGCGACGGAGGGAGAGGAGACGTAGCGCCACCGGGGATGGTCGTTGCTCCAAAATCTTTCGCATGCTCtcagcgaaaaaaaaaagtatttttcgcGTCAGCTTACATCGCGGGGTAAACTCTTTGTCCCGATCTTGACGAGGAGGAGTCGATAAATATTCATCGTTCGCTTTCAGAGCGGGTGGCTAAAACCACCTCTATCGAGAAAAAGACAATGGATATAGAGGAGCGTGGCGTTCGGCTCCGCCTAACGATCGTAGATACGCCAGGTGAGAAGTATCGCCGAGTTATTTATTCTCCTTAGTTTGTCTCGAGCTTAcgcatttacatatattaattctgtgtaatcaataaaatacgtttaactaaattagaaagattatttttgtaaacggTAATTTCGAAGAAACTGCTGGATAAATAACGACGACTTTTCTCATAAACTGCACTAAAAAAAGGagcgtttaattttaagatattaaaatgtctTCATTTCTGCTTccgtttttaaatacttaaaaacgtttcaattttaaacggtgtttagatttaaaaagattaaaaatgaaatctttaatagctttaaacattttacgaTGACCTATTTTCATCAAATGCAGATTAAATTCAATCTcgatttaaataacttttttttggttctacaaattaaaaaataaaataagttaaactgagagcaaatttaattttgacattgaTGCAGATAGACaagtgttttaaatttaaatatccaTACATACCATTTAAAACCGCGAAAcattttgaagaaattatttttaagaaacaaaaattctaaatatttcttaaaaacgtttttaaaaaacatatttatgaaatggaagtaaaacatttgaatgttttaaaattgaacaCTTTTTTGTGATTTCGTAATTATACATGAtgcgattttatttaaaaaaaaaaactacaaataACGTTCAAGGATTTGGCGATGCGGTAAATTGCGAGGATACGTGGAAAGCATGCTCGGCTTACATCGATGAGCAATTCCGTCAATATTTTACGGACGAAAGCGGATTAAAtaggaaaaatattcaagataaCAGGGTACACTGTTGTCTGTACTTTATACCACCATACGGCCATGGGTACGTGATAATCCAGTTTCATATACTCTATTTTACaggcttaaaaataaatttttctccaCGGTAATATCACCGAACAATTATAATCAGATTTAATTACGCAGGGAAAATTTTATGTCTCAAAAATTACCACGTACGATAATATACgaaatttcacaaaattataaataatataaataccgcggtaatttgattttaaaaaaacaataaacatttttgtaatttctaattttcaatataaaattttttccgtgtaaaattttaatatcggtCTGTCTTTGTAGCCTTAGGCAGATAGATCTCGAGGTATTAAGGCGTTTACATCGGAAAGTTAACGTCGTCCCCGTGATAGCGAAAGCGGATACTTTAACCACTCACGAGGTGAAGAAGCTGAAGGAGCGCATTTTGGCAGACATCGAGGAACACGAGATTCAGGTAgcatacgaaaaaaaaaactctcgtttttcttttcgtcTACGTAATCGTCTCGATAATCTTTGCAATATCGTTCATGTCGTAATTTCGCACAGATATACCAGTTCCCGGATTGCGACAGTGACGAGGACGAGGAGTTCAAGCAGCAGGATAAGGAGCTGAAGGCCTGCATACCGTTCGCGGTCGTTGGAAGTTCGACGGTGCTGGAAGTCGCCGGGAGAAAGGTTCGCGGCCGGCAATACCCATGGGGCGTAGTGGAAGGTGaactttcatattttacataaaagaaaaataatattttctgagATTGTGCGTATTTCGATTCCGTGAGCTACGTAAGCGAGGTAAGTAGTACGATGTACGACGGTGAAAAGTCGGATTTCTTCATTTCGAACGCGGAAACTTTCGGAGAAAATCTGCCCACTACTTCGCGTACTCAACGAAACTCGCTCGATCTTGAGAGGAGTCGAATGCGACTCGAATTGTCGTTATCAGATAAATCTCCGCTAACGACTGCTATTCAAAAGAATTAAGCGCGCCCTTTGGCGCAGAAATGTCAGAAGATATCTTGTTCTCGACTAGTAGCCGAATCAAAAGCGATTGGGAATTTGATCGATAAAAGAATCTCCAGAGAGCTTGAACCCTTCCGGTCTCCGGAGTATTAGGTCAATTAGCGCATTCAAGAAATGAAAAGTAAAACTGCGTTAAAGTaaccccctcccctctctctctctctctctctctctctctctctctctctctctctgactTTCGCATGCCAACGCTCGGTCTTTAACATTTCTGATTCTGGTTGATCATACAGTCGAGAATCCGAAGCACAGCGACTTCGTCAAACTAAGGACGATGCTAATATCGACGCACATGCAGGATCTAAAAGACGTCACGCAGGACGTCCACTACGAGAATTTTCGGGCCCAATGTATTTCTCAAATTTCGCAGCAGGCAATCCGGGAACGGAGGTATTTAcgcatgtaaataaatattgcatttcaGTAGGTATATTACTTTACGGACGCTTAGGCAATGCGTTCGCAATGCGTACAGGGTGTGTCACGAGAGcaatttaatcattattagattattaaatagtcgtaacaaaattatttttcctctagATTATCCTTGCATTAATTTTGGTTTCTTGAAGAGTTTGATACCCTTTCGAGTGTCCTGTACGCTTTGCATGATTATTAAAAGCATACTTGCAGGCAAtagcaatttcaattttattttgtaatgatGTAATAACTCAGAGAATATGTTTTGGTATCGtaaaaaaagttgataaaCTGACTtgtaaaactgtaaaattgCATGTAACTTATGCTTCAATTGCATTTGATTAGATTACTTATAGTCCCCTCTTGAATAAACTAAGATGAAAAATGGGCCTCTATTCTCTCGTTTACAGCAAACTGAAGAGAGATTCTGGACCGCACTTCGAGAACAGTATATCCGACACGGACCGACTTCTTTTGCAGAAAGATGAGGAGGTAAGCACGTAATTTAATGACCGAACTTTTCCAGGAAATTCcaagtaaaaaagtaaaaagaattttaatcagatataaaaatctgaattGTCATCGgtgataataaaaacatgaaattcCTTTTAGTCGacctgacaaaattttattacgtagATCGATAAACTACAATGTTTTGATCTTGATTTTaggttttcttaaaataatataaatttaaaaaacaaagggTACTTTGATTAGCTATTATCgtttgttttgtaattttagattatacTTGAAAAGGACCTAAAATTAACTTGAAACTTGGTACTttattaatctaataaaacTTGCCAGTTCGATCGAAAGGAATTCTATcagtaaaaagtattataaataattcaatatattaaaatattcatttttaaaaatattttcatattactaCATGTTTCTGAGAAGGTTGCTTTAACTCGACTCGACTTTCACGAAATTTATTGCACTGCACTTGTAACCATCGGCTCACATTCGCAGATACGAAGGATGCAAGATATTCTGGCGCAGATGCAAGAGAAGCTGAAAGCGAGCGGTCaggtcggcggcggcggcggtggtgtcGGATTGCGAGGCCGGGTTGGTAGCCTCGGCAACGATCTCGATTCCGCAGACGTCGAAAAGAAACGCAACAGTATTATAGACGTTTGAAGCGTAGATCGTCCTCGGGACGTGCAGTCCGGAATGTGCGATTCACCCTCCCGAGAGAGATCTGTACATATATTCCGTTCTCGACAATAGTCTCCCGACGCATTACGCAAAATTTGCGAGAACGCGTAGCTTTTAGCATGAATTCTCTACCCTCACA of the Monomorium pharaonis isolate MP-MQ-018 chromosome 11, ASM1337386v2, whole genome shotgun sequence genome contains:
- the LOC105839979 gene encoding septin-2 isoform X1, translated to MSGDRDYIGFATLPEQVHRKSVKRGFEFTLMVLGETGLGKSTLINSLFLGDLYKDRRIPDAAERVAKTTSIEKKTMDIEERGVRLRLTIVDTPGFGDAVNCEDTWKACSAYIDEQFRQYFTDESGLNRKNIQDNRVHCCLYFIPPYGHGLRQIDLEVLRRLHRKVNVVPVIAKADTLTTHEVKKLKERILADIEEHEIQIYQFPDCDSDEDEEFKQQDKELKACIPFAVVGSSTVLEVAGRKVRGRQYPWGVVEVENPKHSDFVKLRTMLISTHMQDLKDVTQDVHYENFRAQCISQISQQAIRERRYLRIKLKRDSGPHFENSISDTDRLLLQKDEEIRRMQDILAQMQEKLKASGQVGGGGGGVGLRGRVGSLGNDLDSADVEKKRNSIIDV
- the LOC105839979 gene encoding septin-2 isoform X2, giving the protein MSGDRDYIGFATLPEQVHRKSVKRGFEFTLMVLGETGLGKSTLINSLFLGDLYKDRRIPDAAERVAKTTSIEKKTMDIEERGVRLRLTIVDTPGFGDAVNCEDTWKACSAYIDEQFRQYFTDESGLNRKNIQDNRVHCCLYFIPPYGHGLRQIDLEVLRRLHRKVNVVPVIAKADTLTTHEVKKLKERILADIEEHEIQIYQFPDCDSDEDEEFKQQDKELKACIPFAVVGSSTVLEVAGRKVRGRQYPWGVVEVENPKHSDFVKLRTMLISTHMQDLKDVTQDVHYENFRAQCISQISQQAIRERSKLKRDSGPHFENSISDTDRLLLQKDEEIRRMQDILAQMQEKLKASGQVGGGGGGVGLRGRVGSLGNDLDSADVEKKRNSIIDV
- the LOC105839979 gene encoding septin-4 isoform X3, giving the protein MVLGETGLGKSTLINSLFLGDLYKDRRIPDAAERVAKTTSIEKKTMDIEERGVRLRLTIVDTPGFGDAVNCEDTWKACSAYIDEQFRQYFTDESGLNRKNIQDNRVHCCLYFIPPYGHGLRQIDLEVLRRLHRKVNVVPVIAKADTLTTHEVKKLKERILADIEEHEIQIYQFPDCDSDEDEEFKQQDKELKACIPFAVVGSSTVLEVAGRKVRGRQYPWGVVEVENPKHSDFVKLRTMLISTHMQDLKDVTQDVHYENFRAQCISQISQQAIRERRYLRIKLKRDSGPHFENSISDTDRLLLQKDEEIRRMQDILAQMQEKLKASGQVGGGGGGVGLRGRVGSLGNDLDSADVEKKRNSIIDV